A genome region from Anaerobacillus alkaliphilus includes the following:
- a CDS encoding nucleotide pyrophosphohydrolase translates to MNNKTLTDIQTEVDNYIGQYKEGYFSPLAMLARMTEELGELSREVNHYYGEKPKKSSEEEKTMEQELGDLFFVLVCFANSLNISLEESFDLVMEKFRTRDKDRWTKIEE, encoded by the coding sequence AACTGACATTCAAACAGAAGTAGACAATTATATTGGACAATATAAAGAAGGATATTTTAGTCCCTTAGCGATGCTAGCTAGAATGACGGAAGAGCTAGGCGAACTTTCTCGAGAAGTTAATCATTATTATGGTGAAAAGCCAAAAAAGTCTTCCGAAGAAGAAAAGACAATGGAGCAAGAGCTAGGAGACTTATTCTTTGTATTAGTATGCTTTGCTAATTCATTAAACATTAGTTTAGAAGAATCTTTTGATCTCGTCATGGAGAAATTCCGAACTCGTGACAAAGATCGTTGGACCAAAATAGAGGAGTAA